A region of the Arachis hypogaea cultivar Tifrunner chromosome 15, arahy.Tifrunner.gnm2.J5K5, whole genome shotgun sequence genome:
ggccattcaacgagttttagatcttccccctgctccagaaggattggacgcatttcaaAAAGCCTCTTTCaaacgccagacataccaatttgactgggacgccgttctcagagttatagtacgacctggcagcagatggatctatggataccatcgatctcgacctaagagcatattggcttcagcactcatcttggaggctcgagtatgggcacagatcatgtcccattacgtctttccgagtactcacgagtcctccttcactgcagacatggctgttttactctggtgtatccttacagaccagcacctcaatttaccaagacacattcggcatgctatgggacacgtacagattgcgggtaacataccttttcccgccttggtttcagatctagtttcagcagccggagtctcctacagagctggggacactaaggccatgattccacaagatgatcagtacgtccctaatgggaagtatatcagacctccagcagccactatcaactGGAACACAGAACCAGCGGAAGATATCACTTCTCctaccacatcacaagcaccttcaataaaccaactgctccatcagataattGAGAAATTGGACCGGCTTCACCACAAAGGAAAGCAaagggagcgccgtaacaagcgcagatttacatacctcaaggagctacttgttggtaaccacccacctgaagaagaaccagacacccggattccacttcatttaccagcacagggatccatgacggtcccgattgtggagatactgctaccagcccctctttgttcctgactgatggcaccgaggacggtgctaagctttaagtgtggggaggtcggtcagtacctgacttccggatgtaatttctctttcttaacaccaatagaataagatatttatttatttttcttttattaggatATGATAGATAGCATAGTAATaggtaattgcatgcatgttctatttggttgaaaaataatatgtttcttctcaagactctattttgaaaaatttcactaatttaaataaaaaaaatttgcgttaaatttgtttgaagactgtaaattggaacataaataatagctaagaacacacaacctgtgagatttgagcttaattacatggttacattatttaaccataaaaattttattcttgtgtgtttgcttctctatgattgtaatctttattttgtttcatcctatatgtccaaatgtttaatgtgttatatgcatgcatatgattgaggccattaattgattattaactcacttatctcaaatagcctaccattctaTTTAcgtttgttagccactttgagcctttttaaaccccctttgttctatattttaccacattactagccttaagcggaaaaacaagtaataccccaaattgaatctttggttagcttaagatagaaattgtgtgtcaattaagtgtgggaaaattgtgggaacatgggttaataagggaatgtgtcatgataaaatattggtaatttgggtacctactcatgtgaaactagaagaattaaaaatccatgtgcattgacaatgttatgtttatttttatgcttcaaaaaaaatccaaaaatattcaagtaattaagcgattgaataaatgaataaggggacaaaattactccaatgttaagctaaataaaaaatcaatgcatgtgtgatacaaagttaagagaaaagttgatgcatgagtatgtaatacaaaagtgagaaaattttgggtagctaggcatgaatctAAAAATATAAGGAGTATatgtataggtaagagcttaggttaattaaagattcaatttatagctcacttagccatatatataccctcatctttaccttggccccattacaaccttgaaaagacctcatgatgtttgcattggtacattaaatacttgttgattggttaggtgaagaacaatgtttagaaagcatgattagagaagagtagagtgattaccctatacactagagtgaatagagtgcatatacaccatcagtaagggttcaatgcttaaattctatgttccctgctttcatgagctgtcttcttacaagtttgctTGTTTTTGCTGTAtaattttaattagtgatatttgatttatttttgtcttgaagaacttatctatttttaaccaagtaggcaaaatcattttagcatatagttgcattcatatacataggttgcattgcattgcatgagtcttacttttccctactcatttattttatctccttaaactaagcatgaggacatgctaatgtttaagtgtggggaggttgataaaccactattttatggtttttcttgtgtttaattgagtggtttttatcaagtcttcacccacttattcatatgatttgcatgattttataatcccttcctagtattgttttatgattgaaaacttgcttcctagagatctttaattagtatattttaattctcctttataccattcgatgccgtgatccgtgtgttaagtgtttcaggctttatagggcaggaatggcttagagaatggagaggaagcttgcaaaaatggaaggaacacaagaaactaaaggagatgaccagcgaacaccgacgcgcgcgcatggctcacgcgagcgcgcggaaatgaggaaattgcagtgacgcgtgcgcgtgcctgacgcatacacgtggattggagtctgcacaaaagatgcgcacgtgtgactgacgcgtacgcgtgacctgcacgatctgcaaaattaacagaaaacgctaggggcgatttcgggccacgttttgacccagttttcggcccaaaaatacagaataaagccaggaaacaagcagagactcaacacacacagAGACACGTtcacatattctcattaggatagtttttaggtttttagatctgaatctagagagaaaattactcttcctctagtttctctttacattcctagtttattgcttttgcttttggatactgaagagtcattacctccatcaaagatactattctagtttgttttcttacttactcttttatttattccatattcttaattcttgtttaaagtgcTAGTTGGATTATTTTTATGGATTGTTAgtgaaaaagattatttttatctttaattaattttcaaagctttattttattcaatttatcatgtcttctttttatatttctacaagcattatattcatgtcaatggagtagattccctacttgacatggggtttgattaaaaggagacacttgagttggaaggcttaagtgatagttaaattggaagttgttggctagttctgtatttactaacgctagaccttcccaagggagatgactaggatttgcgaataagagctagctcaatcacttgactttcctttatttagtaagggttaactaagtgaaaacaacaacctgtttgatactacacttaagagatcccaacaaggatagaacttccgattaatcattcctcagtcaaggctttttatctagaatattaataatcattcttagttttttattgctttaatttacaattacttaatttctcattattcaactctcaaactCTCTtggaaactcctgattaataaattagcaccctttctagcaactcgttgggagacgacctgggactcatactcctagtatttttattctaaactttttgtgacaacctttctaaattgatgaggcgaaTTTTttctggttaagagctatactcgcaacgctgttctattatattataatctcttaattggcctgACTTCCGTCCCTCGTCAGGGTGTAAGAAAGCTGCTCTTCCGGTTAAATACCTGGGGATCCCTTTAGGTGCAAATtcgaggttggtgaagacttggaaGCCAATAATTGACAAAGTGGAGGAGAAGCTAAGCTTATGGAAATCCAAGATCCTTAATAAAGCGGAAAAGTTGGTTCTTATCAAAGCTGCCTTAAATAGCTTACCGGTATATTATTTAAGCTTGTACAAGATGCCGAAAGCAGTTGCGGAGAAACTTATTTCATTACAGAGAAGGTTCTTGTGGGGGAGGAGGATGGGAGGTATGACATGGCTTTGGTTAGATGGGAAGTGGTCCAAGCTCCAAAAAGGTTAGGTGGACTAGGAGTTGGCCATGCGATGCTCTGCAACACAGCTCTgttatttaagtggtggtggagattCTCTAAGGAGGAGTGTTTATTGTGGAAGAAAGTGGTCTGCTTCTGTAATAATCTCTCCCCAAACCAGCTTTTATCCAGCCAAGATTTACCTTCTAGAGGGGGCCTTGGAAGGATATTTGCCAGCTACAGATAATGAGCAACCTGTAAGAGACAAGATGATAGCTGGCTTGTCAATGGAGATTGGTGACGGAAGGAGAACTCACTTTTGGGAAGATGTCTGGTTAAGTTGTGGTTCCCTGAAGGATAGATTTCCAAGGCTATTCTCAGTTTCAACCCAAAAAGGCTTTGTCATAGGggtttgtgggttttgggatgggattgagtggatttggaacttccaatggaggcgcGAGCTATTCCAATGGAAGTTGGAACTTGTGAATCAACTACATGAAACCTTGAGACCGGTAAAACTAGCTTCTAACAGAGATGATAGAGTTGTATGGAAGTTTGACAGACAAGGTGTGTTTTctactaactcctttgtgcaggtACTACAGGCGGAGACGCTTCCGAAGGAAGTAACAAGCTATAGCTTCACCAAGACTATCTGGAAAGGTTTAGTCCCTCCAAGGGTTGAGCTATTTATATAGTTTGCTTTTAATAGGCAGAGTGAGTACTAAAGAAAGACTGTGTCGATTTGGAATTGTTAACCAGGGTGATACTGTATGTGTTCTATGTAATAAGGATGTTGAAAATGTCTGCCACTTGTTTCTTGGTTGTGAATttacatggcaggtgtggtgcgctTGGTTATCTGATTTTGGCATAAAATGGACAAATTCGGGTACTTTAAAGGAACACTTTGAAAGATGGACAGGTATCACAACTAGGAAGGAGGAAAGTAAGACGTGGTTCATAAGTCTCTTTGCGGTTATTTGGAACGTCTGGTTGGAAAGGAATCGGAGATTGTTTCAGATTGAAAAAGTGCTGGCGACGTTATCAACATGACTATGCATCATTACAAGAAGTGGAGGTGCGAGGatcccttttgttgttgatggcaatgccggagatgacaaagGGATGCGTATTTGTTGAGCGATCTAGGTGGTAACAATAGGTGTATTTTATTGTTGTCTATTGTTaggtttttgtttgtttatgtttCAAATGCTCCACGCTCGTGTTGAGCTCTTctggtttcaaaaaaaaaaaaagttttctttctttttcaaattttctttcttAATTCACAAGTCACAACCATAATTACAAGCAACTGCTGTAATGAAACATTATTCTTTACATCTGTACTGTACCATAGAGTTAGAACATTCTTAGTAATTTTGCATAATCATGTGTCCTACTCTCTAGGTGTATATATACAATCCAAACAAGTCATATGCCGGTACTAAGATTAATTTGAAAATTCCATACTAGGCTCATTTGGTTCAACAGAATTGACTTGACGAAGTAGAAGCTCTATCCCATCAACCCATTTCTGCTTTTGGATTTCACTTTTGCACTTAAACTCCATAAGACCTTCTCCAGTTTTCAGGCCAAAATAGTAGTTTTCATCTGattcttccctttcttttctatatGGCCATGCACCATCTTTATCACATACTCCATAAACAACACCTATACAATATAAACCACGCAAGAATTTGAAttggtttctaattttaattgcTATGCACAAAAGAGTTTTGCAAGGCTCTTTAATCAAATGCATGCAAATAGAGTTGATAAGATGGGATCATGATTGTTAAGAAGGCTTACATTTATTCTTTTTGGAGAATGCTCCTCCAACATGCTTGCTTTTGATCTTAATCTtgacctgaaaaaaaaaaaaaaaagatgaacatTCTTGTTACTTATATCTATGAAATAATCCACTTCCTCATGAGTAATTGTTTGACCCAGATTAATGTGCACCTGGCATTTCTTGTTGATGTAGATAGATACATGTTTCCATCGTAATACACCTGAAATAAAAACACAACCACCTTAGAAGAATTTACCTGATAAGCAGATCCAATGATGTGAATTTTTCATCAATGGAAGAAAAACAAGCAAATGCAATCAAACAGCAGCAATTACCTTTTTCTGTGAGTTGCATTAAATCTCCCTCACATGGAGAATGATTTTCCCAAAGCTTACCCTCTAAACAGAATTCTGCTGTTCCCTTATCACAGGGACTTATTGATGCATTCCTCTTAGTTTCCTTTGGCAATCTTTCTCTCAGAGCTGCTTCTCCTCGCAAAGCTGAAACATACAAAGAAACTATCCACGGTGAGTAACCAAATACTCAATAGCACCAAATTAAATCACCTCAACAAGGAAAATGATTTGCACAAATTAATATATGTTTCTCAAATCTATAGTCAAATTTCATGTAGAGAAAATTGAGCAAGTACCTGTTGCAGCTGCAGCAGTAAGAGTGATTAGATCACCTGGGGTTTGAATATCAACTGCAGACCTTACAGTTGAAGCGACACGGTCATGATCAGCTCCAGCTAACTCAGCCATTTCAATGCAATAAGAAGCTAAGAGTTGTGTGGCTGAAGCCATAGCAAGGTCCAATTTGGAACAAGAGCTGCCACCTGGGTCCTGCGCTGCGGCCACAGCAGCCAAGGCAGATGCTAGCCCAGCAATGGAAAGAGCAGAATGCACGCGTGCATTCTCAATACGTGCCTGATCTTTCTTTTTCATACTGGTATTAGTATTTCCATTCTGCTTCTGATGCAACCATTTCCCAATAGTACTACTCATTCTTCTACAATGACCAGAATGTGTGATCTTACCTGTCTGCAAAAGAGTATCACAAACAcctcaaaacaaattacaatacaTATCAAAATCGCCATCAATCACGCTACGTGTACAtaaaaaatcagccaccaaatgGAAATTTTTTCATTGTACTACTATAatcaagtttaattattctactaGTGCTGATTTGGTTATTCTACTATGGCATGTTGATAATTATGGTGGTTGATTATTTAGTTGGGAAAATGTGTGAATCAGTATGTATGGTGGCTGATTTTTTTGTGTACACATAGCATTTTTTAATCGCCATTATCATATAGGTTCACATGAATTATTGCTGATACTAATCCATCATTAATTGAAGCTAAGTTGCATCTGATATAACATTCACTGAATTCAATGTATGAGAGAAAATTGACAGTAGTGACTTACTACTAATTGAGGTGCAGAAATTGGTTCAGGCAGTGTGTCTGGACTACTCTTGTGATCAAGAAGaggttggttttggttttgcttCTCCGAAAGAGCCTTTGAAATCTCAGAAGTAGAGAGACTCCATGACCTGGATAAGAACTCCATAGGCTCATGTGGTGTTGGTGGCTCAGGTATTGCTGGCAAGGATGACACTAAAAACAGTTCTTCATTCTCCTCTAAATCTAGCTCGTGCCATGGTCCATCTTTCCAATGTGGAAACAAACCACCTTCCATTTTTCGTCTTTTTGTTTTTGCCACTTCTTTCAATCTTCTGAATGTTCCAACCACTACAATCACAATCTACTGATATAGGTAAGTAACATGGGACataagaaacagaaaaaaagGGGGCCAAGATTTTCTGATAGACAGAAGCAATAGTGAAGTCAAGAGTTTGGTGTGATAATTTGAAGTTGATTATGGTCTTAGAATACTATTTATATAGAGCAGCATGCATCTGCAGACAAGACAAGTAGTGCTTCAAAAATATCCTCAACAAACCGTACCTAAGATTTCCGAGATCTCCTCTGAAATAATCattaaaaaagaagataaaagaaaGGAACCCAATTAATTAAGACATCATCGGCAAAATCAAATCTATTAACAAACATTAGAGACAGAATGACATATTATTTAACCAATTTCTCATCCAAAGTTCACTTAATTAATAGACCCAATTAAGGCCACAACAAACTTCAAAAGCAGATTCCAAAGCtgagaataataaaataagatagaaataaagAAACCTGCTTTAGTGAAGTTGTAACCTCGATGAAGAGAGGGGTATGTATGACCAAGTCACCCTGTTATGCGACCAACTCTGCCGCATCAGaagattttatattatattatattacataAAAGAGACAGAGTTTGGATTTGAAAGGCAGTGATGAGTGATGCAGAGAAAACAAACACTGATCGGAGTCTTGTGCTTTGGAGCAACACCAATTCAGATACACGATATTAATTGAATCAAGATTATAAAAAACCAAATATTACTGTGAGTTTAGGAAAACATAATCCTAGATAAGTGGGCATGATGAAGAGCGGTGAAGGCTGTTGTGGATGACAGCaacattctttctttttttttttttctttttctacaatCTACTATCTATCAATAGTAATTTTAATATAACTATAGAGACAGATAGATTCAGAAGAAATGGTAGGATATAGAATATTATTGAGAAATATGATTAAGATAGTAtgagatatgatatgatatgagaCATGCGATGATGGCATTATTATGGAAGGTGTTATTAAGCACGCCGCGTAGTGCGTACGTAGGAGGAGTACTTTGTTTTACTTTGTATGGGGGTTGTTGGGAATTGGAGTGAAAAAGTCACacagtgtgtgtgtgtttttgcgCGGTGCAGATCTGCAGGTCTCAATGCTATGGACGGTGAGGGGGCCGGTTTTCTATTGTTCCCTTACAATTTACAAATGACCAATGCTTCAATCTTCATTCTTAATTACTATCTCGTTACT
Encoded here:
- the LOC112749633 gene encoding VAN3-binding protein, translating into MEGGLFPHWKDGPWHELDLEENEELFLVSSLPAIPEPPTPHEPMEFLSRSWSLSTSEISKALSEKQNQNQPLLDHKSSPDTLPEPISAPQLVTGKITHSGHCRRMSSTIGKWLHQKQNGNTNTSMKKKDQARIENARVHSALSIAGLASALAAVAAAQDPGGSSCSKLDLAMASATQLLASYCIEMAELAGADHDRVASTVRSAVDIQTPGDLITLTAAAATALRGEAALRERLPKETKRNASISPCDKGTAEFCLEGKLWENHSPCEGDLMQLTEKGVLRWKHVSIYINKKCQVKIKIKSKHVGGAFSKKNKCVVYGVCDKDGAWPYRKEREESDENYYFGLKTGEGLMEFKCKSEIQKQKWVDGIELLLRQVNSVEPNEPSMEFSN